A region from the Gammaproteobacteria bacterium genome encodes:
- a CDS encoding histone deacetylase family protein: MTIAYISHPDCLLHDMGPEHPECPARLHAIQDHLVARGIELVLRHYDAPLATEEQLCRVHDRAYLERLSAQSPTEGLHWIDGETGMCPGTLRAAYRAAGAAVFGVDLVMRGEATAAFCAVRPPGHHAGRSRAGGFCFFNNVAVGAAHALAEHGLERVAICDFDAHHGDGIEEIFRDDPRVLYCSSFEHPAFPYAGADTGGEHLINVPLKAGTDGRAFRRAVADAWFDRMAAFAPQMVLVSAGFDGHAEDDMTRLVLGDDDFRWVSCEIKRVADASAGGRVVSVLEGGYSLSALGRGVAAHIDALLGNKHGAQP; encoded by the coding sequence ATGACCATCGCGTACATCTCGCACCCCGACTGCCTCCTCCACGACATGGGGCCCGAGCACCCGGAGTGCCCGGCCCGCCTGCACGCGATCCAGGACCACCTGGTGGCCCGGGGGATCGAGCTGGTGTTGCGGCACTACGACGCGCCGCTCGCCACCGAGGAGCAGCTTTGCCGGGTGCACGACCGCGCGTACCTGGAACGGCTGAGCGCGCAGTCGCCCACCGAAGGCCTGCACTGGATCGACGGGGAGACCGGCATGTGCCCCGGCACCCTGCGCGCCGCGTACCGCGCGGCAGGCGCGGCGGTCTTTGGCGTCGACCTGGTGATGCGGGGGGAGGCCACCGCCGCCTTCTGCGCCGTCCGTCCCCCGGGCCACCACGCGGGGCGGTCCCGGGCGGGGGGCTTCTGTTTCTTCAACAACGTCGCGGTGGGTGCGGCGCACGCGCTCGCGGAACACGGGCTCGAGCGGGTCGCCATCTGCGATTTCGACGCCCACCACGGGGACGGCATCGAGGAGATCTTTCGCGACGACCCGCGGGTGCTCTACTGCTCCTCCTTCGAGCACCCGGCCTTCCCCTACGCGGGGGCGGACACGGGAGGCGAGCACCTGATCAACGTGCCGCTCAAGGCCGGCACCGACGGGCGCGCCTTCCGCCGCGCCGTGGCCGACGCCTGGTTCGACCGGATGGCCGCCTTCGCCCCCCAGATGGTCCTGGTCTCGGCCGGGTTCGACGGGCACGCCGAGGACGACATGACGCGGCTGGTGCTGGGCGACGACGACTTCCGCTGGGTGAGTTGCGAGATCAAGCGCGTGGCGGACGCGAGCGCCGGGGGGCGCGTCGTCTCGGTGCTGGAGGGCGGCTATTCGCTGTCGGCCCTCGGGCGGGGCGTCGCCGCGCACATCGACGCCCTGCTCGGGAACAAGCACGGGGCGCAACCGTGA
- the glgX gene encoding glycogen debranching protein GlgX, translating to MFPVVPFPVRAGSRYPPGATCDAGGANFSLFSRYATDVELLLYERADSPEPFQVIVLDPEVNRTFFFWHVYVERLRPGAHYTWRVDGPDDTVATGFRFDRGKELLDPWARAVTSRVWDRARASEPGPAGHTSLRAVLVDDPYDWEGDTPLVRPLEQTIIYELHVGGFTRHPSAGTTHPGTFAGVIEKIPYLRSLGITDVELLPVMAYDEQDVPPGAAQRGLVNYWGYSPHSFYSPHPGYCVSPEEGTHRRELRDLVKALHRAGIGVIIDVVFNHTAEGGADGPTINFKGLANETVYHLDPTDRSRYRDYTACGNTINCNNPVVTRFLVECLEYWVREMHVDGFRFDLASVLVRGENGEPLWYAPMPWYIEFSHVLAQTQLIAEAWDAGGLYQVGGFPGYRWAEWNGRYRDVIRRFVGGETGLVGEVATRIAGSSDLYAPSGRLPMNSINFVTAHDGFTLWDLVSYEAKRNEANGEGNHDGAEENLSWNCGVEGETDDPAVNALRRQQAKNFMAILLLSQGVPMLLAGDEVLRTQGGNNNAYCQDNATSWLDWGFLERNAPMLRFVREMVALRRRHPSLMRRRFLSGQRRAGALQPDVCWHGLEPFEPPWDDPEAQVLAFTLAAVAEGEEDLYVVMNLSAELQEAVLPEPLSGTWHLAVDTARPSPEDVTGPESQSPLAGGRAYRVQPRSVVVLESRPAAAP from the coding sequence GTGTTCCCCGTCGTCCCGTTCCCGGTCCGCGCCGGCTCCCGCTACCCCCCGGGCGCGACCTGCGACGCGGGCGGCGCGAACTTCTCCCTCTTCAGCCGGTACGCCACGGACGTGGAGCTCTTGCTCTACGAGCGTGCCGACAGCCCGGAGCCGTTCCAGGTCATCGTGCTCGACCCCGAGGTCAACCGCACGTTCTTCTTCTGGCACGTCTACGTGGAACGCCTGCGGCCGGGCGCGCACTACACCTGGCGGGTGGACGGGCCGGACGACACGGTCGCGACCGGCTTCCGCTTCGATCGGGGCAAGGAGCTCCTGGACCCCTGGGCCCGCGCGGTCACCTCGCGGGTGTGGGACCGGGCGCGGGCGTCGGAGCCGGGGCCGGCCGGGCACACGTCGCTGCGGGCCGTGCTGGTGGACGACCCCTACGACTGGGAGGGGGACACCCCCCTCGTGCGGCCCCTGGAGCAGACCATCATCTACGAGCTGCACGTGGGCGGCTTCACCCGGCACCCCTCGGCGGGCACGACCCACCCGGGGACCTTCGCCGGGGTCATCGAGAAGATCCCCTACCTGCGCTCGCTCGGCATCACCGACGTGGAGTTGCTGCCGGTGATGGCCTACGACGAGCAGGATGTGCCGCCCGGCGCGGCGCAGCGAGGCCTGGTGAACTACTGGGGCTACAGCCCGCACAGCTTCTACAGTCCGCACCCCGGCTACTGCGTGAGCCCGGAGGAGGGGACTCACCGGCGGGAGCTCCGGGACCTGGTGAAGGCCCTGCACCGGGCCGGCATCGGGGTGATCATCGACGTGGTGTTCAACCACACCGCGGAGGGCGGCGCCGACGGGCCCACGATCAATTTCAAGGGGCTCGCCAACGAGACGGTCTACCACCTGGACCCCACGGACCGCAGCCGGTACCGGGACTACACGGCCTGCGGGAACACGATCAACTGCAACAACCCCGTGGTCACGCGCTTCCTGGTGGAGTGCCTGGAGTACTGGGTGCGGGAGATGCATGTGGACGGCTTCCGCTTCGACCTGGCGAGCGTGCTGGTGCGAGGCGAGAACGGCGAGCCGCTCTGGTACGCCCCGATGCCGTGGTACATCGAGTTCTCGCACGTCCTCGCCCAGACCCAGCTCATCGCCGAGGCCTGGGACGCGGGTGGCCTGTACCAAGTGGGCGGGTTCCCCGGATACCGGTGGGCGGAGTGGAACGGGCGCTACCGGGACGTGATCCGCCGCTTCGTGGGCGGGGAGACGGGGCTCGTGGGGGAGGTGGCGACGCGCATCGCGGGCTCGAGCGACCTCTACGCGCCGAGTGGTCGGCTGCCCATGAACAGCATCAACTTCGTCACCGCCCACGACGGGTTCACCCTGTGGGACCTGGTGAGCTACGAGGCCAAGCGCAACGAGGCGAATGGCGAGGGCAACCACGACGGGGCCGAGGAGAATCTCAGCTGGAACTGCGGGGTCGAGGGGGAGACCGACGACCCTGCGGTGAACGCCCTGCGCCGGCAGCAGGCGAAGAACTTCATGGCCATCCTGCTCCTCAGCCAGGGCGTGCCGATGCTGCTCGCGGGCGACGAGGTCCTGCGGACCCAGGGCGGCAACAACAACGCCTACTGCCAGGACAACGCGACCTCTTGGCTCGACTGGGGCTTCCTCGAGCGCAACGCCCCCATGCTGCGCTTCGTGCGCGAGATGGTGGCGCTGCGCCGCCGGCACCCGAGCCTGATGCGCAGGCGCTTCCTGAGCGGCCAGCGCCGCGCGGGGGCCCTCCAGCCAGACGTCTGCTGGCACGGGCTGGAGCCCTTCGAGCCGCCGTGGGACGACCCCGAGGCCCAGGTCCTGGCCTTCACCCTCGCGGCGGTGGCCGAGGGCGAAGAGGACCTCTACGTGGTGATGAACCTCTCGGCGGAGCTCCAGGAGGCGGTGCTGCCCGAGCCCCTGTCGGGCACCTGGCACCTCGCCGTGGACACGGCGCGGCCCAGCCCGGAAGACGTCACCGGCCCCGAGTCCCAGTCTCCCCTCGCCGGCGGCAGGGCGTACCGGGTGCAGCCTCGCTCCGTGGTGGTGCTGGAGTCCCGCCCCGCCGCCGCACCCTAG
- a CDS encoding M23 family metallopeptidase, with amino-acid sequence MVVHRFHSPFRVPPGSPGRSPLRRGLVLAALCAGLLPAGLWPNAARAEAAPRFELPVDCAGTTCFVQNYFDHDPGGGWRDYRCGTLSYDGHTGTDIRVPSLVEMRRGVPVLAAAPGRVRAVRDGMPDVDVREAGPETVKGRGAGNSVAVTHERGWETQYSHLLRGSVAVKPGDIVRKGQRLGLIGLSGNTEFPHLEFAVRHEGRPVDPFVGLGEAAGCRLGESPLWAPAALEALGYRETGLLVAGFSPDKPDARTAQEGRYAGAVLPRDAGALVFWVEVFGAQRGDREQLRLLAPDGSVLADKRASVPGNKARWFSFAGKPLRGGAWPPGVYRGEYRLTRTHEGREATVLDLHRELEVR; translated from the coding sequence GTGGTGGTGCACCGGTTCCACTCACCGTTCCGGGTCCCCCCAGGCTCCCCGGGGCGGAGCCCCCTGCGGCGCGGGCTCGTCCTCGCCGCGCTCTGCGCCGGCCTCCTGCCTGCGGGCCTCTGGCCCAACGCCGCGCGCGCCGAGGCGGCGCCGCGCTTCGAGCTGCCGGTGGATTGCGCCGGCACGACCTGTTTCGTCCAGAACTACTTCGACCACGACCCTGGGGGCGGCTGGCGTGACTACCGCTGTGGGACGCTCAGCTACGACGGCCACACCGGCACCGACATCCGCGTGCCGAGCCTGGTGGAGATGCGGCGGGGGGTGCCCGTGCTCGCCGCCGCGCCGGGCCGGGTGCGGGCGGTGCGCGACGGCATGCCCGACGTGGACGTCCGCGAGGCGGGGCCGGAGACGGTCAAGGGCCGGGGCGCCGGCAACTCGGTGGCCGTGACCCACGAAAGGGGGTGGGAGACCCAGTACAGCCACCTGCTCCGGGGTAGCGTGGCGGTCAAGCCGGGGGACATCGTGCGCAAGGGGCAGCGCCTCGGCCTCATCGGGCTGTCCGGGAACACCGAGTTCCCGCACCTGGAGTTCGCGGTGCGCCACGAGGGCCGGCCCGTGGACCCGTTCGTCGGCCTCGGCGAGGCCGCGGGCTGCCGGCTGGGCGAGTCGCCCCTCTGGGCCCCTGCGGCCCTGGAGGCCCTCGGGTACCGGGAGACGGGCCTGCTCGTGGCCGGTTTCTCCCCGGACAAGCCCGACGCGCGCACGGCCCAGGAGGGGCGCTATGCCGGGGCGGTCCTGCCTCGGGACGCCGGGGCGCTGGTGTTCTGGGTCGAGGTCTTCGGGGCCCAGCGCGGCGACCGGGAACAGCTTCGGCTGCTCGCGCCCGACGGCTCGGTGCTGGCGGACAAGCGCGCGAGCGTTCCCGGCAACAAGGCACGCTGGTTCAGCTTCGCCGGCAAGCCACTGAGGGGCGGCGCCTGGCCCCCCGGCGTCTACCGGGGGGAATACCGGCTCACGCGCACCCACGAGGGGCGCGAGGCGACCGTTCTCGACCTGCACCGGGAGCTCGAGGTGAGGTGA
- the moaA gene encoding GTP 3',8-cyclase MoaA, which yields MADLTDPFGRRIEYLRVSVTDRCDLRCTYCMPKGFDGFEEPEDWLTFEELERVVGAFTRVGVRRVRLTGGEPLVRKDLPELVARLGALPGIEDLSLSTNAVRLARMAEPLKRAGIHRVNVSLDSLDPGRFAAITGGGRLEKVLAGLEAARTVGLEPVKLNMVVMRGVNEDEVPAIVEFCLEHGYTLRLIETMPVGATGQAATSHYVDLQEVRARLAERYTLVPAVMSGGGPARYVQVAGTDLKIGFITPLSQHFCETCNRVRLSVDGGLFLCLGQNDAIELRPLLRAGASDGELDEAVRAAIALKPERHEFREHPCHVVRFMSATGG from the coding sequence ATGGCCGACCTGACTGATCCCTTCGGCCGGCGGATCGAGTACCTGCGGGTGTCGGTCACCGACCGCTGCGACCTGCGCTGCACGTACTGCATGCCGAAGGGCTTCGACGGCTTCGAGGAGCCCGAGGACTGGCTCACCTTCGAGGAGCTCGAGCGTGTCGTCGGCGCCTTTACCCGGGTCGGCGTGCGCCGGGTACGCCTGACCGGCGGCGAGCCGCTCGTGCGCAAGGACCTGCCCGAGCTGGTCGCCCGCCTGGGGGCGTTGCCGGGGATCGAGGACCTCTCCCTGTCCACCAACGCCGTGCGGCTCGCGCGCATGGCGGAGCCGCTCAAGCGCGCGGGTATCCACCGGGTCAACGTCAGCCTCGACTCGCTCGACCCCGGGCGATTCGCCGCCATCACCGGGGGCGGCCGGCTCGAGAAGGTGCTGGCGGGCCTGGAAGCGGCCCGCACGGTGGGGCTCGAGCCGGTCAAGCTGAACATGGTGGTGATGCGCGGGGTCAACGAGGACGAAGTCCCGGCGATCGTGGAGTTCTGTCTGGAGCACGGCTACACGCTCCGGCTCATCGAGACCATGCCGGTCGGCGCGACCGGCCAGGCCGCGACCAGCCACTACGTGGACCTGCAGGAGGTACGGGCGCGTCTCGCCGAGCGCTATACGCTCGTGCCCGCCGTGATGTCGGGCGGGGGGCCGGCGCGCTACGTGCAGGTGGCCGGCACGGACCTGAAGATCGGCTTCATCACGCCGCTCTCCCAGCACTTCTGCGAGACCTGCAACCGCGTGCGCCTCTCGGTGGACGGCGGGCTGTTCCTGTGCCTCGGTCAGAACGACGCCATCGAGCTCCGCCCGCTGCTGCGCGCGGGGGCGAGCGACGGGGAGCTCGACGAGGCCGTGCGGGCGGCCATCGCGCTGAAGCCCGAGCGCCACGAGTTCCGGGAGCACCCCTGCCACGTGGTCCGGTTCATGTCGGCGACGGGCGGATGA
- a CDS encoding AI-2E family transporter — MYRRLIDRRLMVTLTAFAALAGALYLLFRVLEPFLPAIGWATVLAIVTYPVYLRLRGLLRGRDGLASAVMTLAVFAIIVVPVVALVALLLQELLQAEQFLRSATAEGKLPRVDAVLAHPTVRDWVERLSEMAAAAGIDLRERSLAAARAVVGLLLGGLTSTAANLFGFLFQWFLVLVVLFFVYRDGPAAERMFWSGVRVGEGTRETLRETVAGMVSAVAVGVVVTAAVQGILAGAAFWFTGLPSPVLFGALTIVSAFIPVVGTALVWVPAVAYLLLTGETTQGVILAVWSVVVVGGVDNVLRPMLMSGRTGLPLPLMMMGALGGLLAFGLFGLVLGPLLIALLLVLLERYRAQVSAVPAEVP, encoded by the coding sequence ATGTACCGCAGGCTGATCGATCGCAGGCTCATGGTGACGCTGACGGCCTTCGCGGCCCTCGCCGGGGCGCTCTACCTGCTCTTCCGGGTCCTCGAGCCGTTCCTGCCGGCCATCGGTTGGGCCACGGTGCTCGCGATCGTCACCTACCCCGTCTACCTGCGTCTGCGCGGGCTCCTGCGGGGGCGGGACGGGCTCGCCTCGGCGGTGATGACGCTCGCCGTCTTCGCCATCATCGTGGTGCCGGTCGTCGCGCTCGTGGCGCTGCTCCTGCAGGAGTTGCTGCAGGCCGAGCAGTTCCTGCGCTCGGCCACCGCCGAGGGGAAGCTCCCCCGCGTCGACGCGGTGCTGGCCCACCCCACCGTCCGGGACTGGGTGGAGCGCCTGAGCGAGATGGCTGCGGCGGCCGGGATCGACCTGCGGGAGCGATCGCTCGCCGCGGCGCGCGCGGTGGTCGGCCTGCTGCTGGGGGGGCTCACCTCCACTGCGGCCAACCTCTTCGGGTTCCTCTTCCAGTGGTTCCTGGTGCTGGTGGTCCTGTTCTTCGTCTACCGCGACGGCCCCGCCGCCGAGCGCATGTTCTGGTCCGGTGTGCGCGTGGGCGAAGGGACGCGCGAGACCCTGCGCGAGACCGTCGCCGGGATGGTGTCCGCGGTGGCGGTCGGGGTGGTGGTCACGGCCGCCGTTCAGGGCATCCTTGCCGGCGCCGCCTTCTGGTTCACCGGGCTGCCGTCGCCCGTCCTCTTCGGGGCGCTGACCATCGTGAGCGCCTTCATCCCGGTGGTGGGCACCGCCCTCGTCTGGGTCCCAGCGGTCGCCTACCTGCTGCTGACCGGGGAGACGACCCAGGGGGTGATCCTCGCCGTATGGAGCGTCGTGGTGGTGGGTGGCGTCGACAACGTGCTGCGGCCGATGCTGATGAGCGGGCGCACGGGGCTGCCGCTGCCGCTCATGATGATGGGCGCCCTGGGAGGGCTGCTCGCCTTCGGGCTGTTCGGGCTGGTGCTCGGCCCGCTGCTGATCGCGCTGCTGCTGGTGCTCCTGGAACGCTACCGGGCCCAGGTCTCCGCCGTGCCGGCGGAGGTCCCGTGA